From Micromonospora rifamycinica, a single genomic window includes:
- a CDS encoding YraN family protein, which translates to MTKRNQAVGAYGERCAVQHLIGAGLRPVARNWRCREGEIDVIAWDGPVLAFCEVKTRRGDAYGSPAEAVVPAKARRLRGLAARWLAETGTTADEVRFDVLSVRLPQAGPARVEHVKGAF; encoded by the coding sequence ATGACGAAGCGGAACCAGGCGGTTGGCGCGTACGGCGAACGGTGCGCCGTGCAGCACCTGATCGGGGCCGGGCTGCGCCCGGTGGCCCGCAACTGGCGCTGCCGGGAGGGGGAGATCGACGTCATCGCCTGGGACGGTCCGGTACTCGCCTTCTGCGAGGTGAAGACCCGTCGGGGTGACGCCTACGGCAGCCCCGCCGAGGCGGTCGTCCCGGCCAAGGCCCGACGGTTGCGCGGGCTCGCCGCCCGCTGGCTGGCCGAGACCGGGACCACCGCCGACGAGGTGCGCTTCGACGTCCTGTCGGTCCGGTTGCCGCAGGCCGGGCCGGCCCGGGTCGAGCACGTCAAGGGAGCCTTCTGA